The genomic interval GGCCTGATAGTGAAATGTTCTATGATCTTGAACCAGGCGGTGATTCACTGGATCATCCTGCTTCTGTAAGCGAGAGGTTTTTAGAAATTGGGAACAACGTATTTATGTGTTACAAAAAAGAAGACACAGGATTTGTAAAAATGAAAAATCCAAATATTGATTATGGAGGCGGATTAGAAAGGGTTGCAACAGCCCTTAATGGTGACAAGGATATTTATAATACGGCTTTCTTCCTTAATCCCAAGAAAAAATTGATGGAGTTAAGTGGTAAACAATATACTGACGATTTAAAGTCGTTTAGAATCATACTTGATCATGTGAGAGCGGCTACTTTTCTAATTAATGATGGTGCGGAGCCAGCTAATAGTGATGCAGGGTATATAACAAGAAGGTTATTAAGAAGGGCGATTCGTGCAGGTAAAAAAATAGGTATACAAGGAAGTTTTGTGGGTGAGTTGTCTGAAGTTTATATAGATGAAGCAACATCTTATGAAGATTTGATCGGTAATAAAAAGAAAGTTATCGAAATAGTAAATAAGGAAGAAAATCTTTTCTATAGAACTTTACAGCAAGGAGAATTTGAAATACAAAAACATCTTAAAAATAAGGGTAAAGTTACAGGTGCAGATGCCTTTTATTTTTACGAAACATATGGGTTTCCCTTGGAGTTGACGGAAGAGTTTCTAACTGAAAGTGGATATAGCATGGAGGACAAGGCGTCTTATATAGAGGCGGCAAAGAAACATGCTGAAAAGAGCAGAACTGCTTCTGCGGGTAAATTTAAAGGTGGATTAGCTGAACATTCAACAGAAACAACAGCGCTGCACACGGTATCTCATTTATTACTTGCTGGTTTAAGGGAAGTTTTAGGTGATCATGTTCATCAACAAGGAAGTAATATTACTTCAGAACGATTACGGTTTGACTTCAACCATGATGAAAAACTTACGCCAGAGCAAATAGCTGAGGTGGAAAAGTATGTGAATGATGCGATTTCATCAAAAGCAGTTACCTATATTTCAGAGCTGCCTAAAATTGAAGCGAAAGAAAGTAATGTTGAAGGGAATTTTTGGGATAAATATCCGGATATCGTTAAGGTGTATACAATCAAAGATAATGAAGGGAAAGTTTGGAGTAGAGAAGTATGTGGAGGACCTCATGTAGATGATACAACAAACTTAGGAAAGTTCAGTATTAAAAAAGAACAATCTTCTGCTGCTGGAGTTAGAAGGATTAAAGGAGTAATTAATAAAAATTTCCAGAACGCGGAACAATAGCTGATGTTTTAGGATTGCCATTTGTAACAACGTTATGAGTTGCCGGGAATCCATGATGAATGATAATTTCGGCAATCGAAGAGGGTTTGACATCGCTTGGCCTTTCCGTTGGCGGTACCGGAGCACAGTATTCAAAGAAAAAGCAATTCAGATTAAATCCGAATTGCTTTTTTACTGCAAGAAAGGGAAACTTATAAAAAAACAGAACGAAAATCGAGCTATATGGTGTATGACACTAAATTGTCGGATGACAAGAATATGAGCCGATTAATTACCGCGTAAATCGCGGTTTTTTTATTTTATCGGTACATATTCTTGGCAATGTGCAATGTCAAGAATATGTACCGAATGCCGAAAAAGGCCAAGAATGTATAGCGATTGCCGATGAGCTATTTATCATGTGTTGGGCTTGTTTCACAATAAAATAAAGACTCGGCCTCTGTTCTGCTGGGCGTTAAGCTAACGGGCAGGTTAGTTTAATCAATTCACGAATACCTTAAACATGGTGAATTTGGGGAAAAGACGTTATACAAAAAACTCACGTGAAAGGATAATGATTAATGAACCTATATAAATTGAGTGATATTGTGATACAAATTGCAGTTCACTCATTTCTAAATGAAACAAAACTATCAGAAGAAAAATTGAAGCAAACCCTAACATACTTGTACAAAAAAATAGATATTATTGGCACAGATAATGTTGAATTACGAAACCCTTTAAATCTTGACGAATCCGTTTTTTACTTTAGAGATAGAGAGACTCCCTTAACTGGACAAGAAATGATTACAGGGGATTATTTGATTTTTGATTATACTGGTCACAATGAGGATATGTTCATTAAACAATTTAATTCCATTAATGAGCTAGAAGAAGAGATTACTGATGGCGGGGGGATAACCAATACATTTACAACATTTCAAATTGCACTTGTTTTTGGTAAAGTTCGTCACTACAATATCACATTTACAAATGGGAACAACGGTCAGGAGTATAACTTTGTAAAAGATGTTCACGATGCACTACCAGAATATAATTATGAAGAAGGAAAACCAGGGACTCAGCTATTTGAAATTACAAACGTAAGGATACATTGGCTTGATTAATCGAGGTGTCGGGCTTTCGCTATAATTCATTAAGCTAACGGGCAACTTTAGTTAAATAGCCCCAGTGTAA from Paenibacillus sp. FSL K6-3182 carries:
- a CDS encoding alanine--tRNA ligase, yielding MVKMTPDELRKSYIDFMKGIGASQVPSSSLLPENDPSTLFTGSGMQPMVPYLLGEKHPIGNEIANIQKCLRTVDIDEVGDTSHLTFFEMIGRWEFKANENNYKKKQIDAIWNWHIIELGIDPGRLYISAFIGSDDLNIQKDTEAIQIWSEKFKSVGIEPIIEDDPYQYGASRGGKIFLYDEKENWWSRSGSPLDMPVGEPGGPDSEMFYDLEPGGDSLDHPASVSERFLEIGNNVFMCYKKEDTGFVKMKNPNIDYGGGLERVATALNGDKDIYNTAFFLNPKKKLMELSGKQYTDDLKSFRIILDHVRAATFLINDGAEPANSDAGYITRRLLRRAIRAGKKIGIQGSFVGELSEVYIDEATSYEDLIGNKKKVIEIVNKEENLFYRTLQQGEFEIQKHLKNKGKVTGADAFYFYETYGFPLELTEEFLTESGYSMEDKASYIEAAKKHAEKSRTASAGKFKGGLAEHSTETTALHTVSHLLLAGLREVLGDHVHQQGSNITSERLRFDFNHDEKLTPEQIAEVEKYVNDAISSKAVTYISELPKIEAKESNVEGNFWDKYPDIVKVYTIKDNEGKVWSREVCGGPHVDDTTNLGKFSIKKEQSSAAGVRRIKGVINKNFQNAEQ